Proteins from one Hemibagrus wyckioides isolate EC202008001 linkage group LG16, SWU_Hwy_1.0, whole genome shotgun sequence genomic window:
- the LOC131367181 gene encoding testis-expressed protein 15 isoform X2 gives MPRAEANGVDASPFQYNDLQTTPPFILHQAYMPYYNTTDYFNLSLPCYDSGISWQSSNDTPAFPPSVYNLNTASVCGGNTDTLGVIPQTSEEKVSTIVYSSRLVKDPRLSRQETNIQRKNSEEERTSNVSEGKEQERQAHSRDQKEENESTLSCEKQSLELDKEHKEGRFSKPSLDDPSKSNSTAQPKTENMPSIKLFKMKFQKYAPYFKMTEDERHVKIWSKGNLSPEQKQLLIDRIHFYEMHHEMYKQGLLFQKDTEAETAFRLSHTESQNNEVCSSTHSPLLKKGTQCEVSQSHMINSVSANVSNLRSTMVLADSERNKVALLNTDNDEFNQEICRPKEIHVQEKEQDPSPDSQTEPQDGGLIQSVKEKERISGTFIVQGAMQPNPSDKSKTIESTHDFTPSLCPSMQEIKIKSQDVCENEIPTSPKEYSACKPTLSNTTEDCSEFEQDIIAMEVANCVDISATDVLECDDCSYVTAMKPGQQSQSNTEKLDGETLTHSKSDTNSEMSIEVEREEPQHNTIYNSLYKRLQLDQLLTNSNEANDFSNKSYLRAKGLDKTLAISSPDVNEPKEEDLQLIVKIKSSQTSPERLTLSERFSKLRQLGRKLASFVHVNRLTSTYSTHLNGDLKCEPEARICSDGGKEIKNNNAELIKLMAQRYNENKFNANCKRRRQRSSTVLCRKSSISGVLSKRTSGHLPFRIQAQTKHIRKNQLLKAKRKRKTNLALKMSSCGQASFSKLTSDSSKDLSCTGTANDVDGGSESHLNSAAASQSGSQIHGKLLGSSQNDNATNILNAEGSCADSENETIHGDELSQTKERCINPVKQSAEIVHDDVSNHNEIKESEENITSDTKGPVIIEEMETDSGTNHNKTSHQEKSSLVTCSGSNESSNGESAEAENKEEALLLKKLSEEDNSDTKEVLPDYNTGAYKDTSSPVPTVSSIPSDITSGNVISSYTAKAQTALTPDSPKVMNNETDTQTEDGDTAVNNSGNGLTQRLSSTNKSGKTNNICNLQDGELYPKSTEANEERSDADQNCLKALKGAKGDVAGIFTEKTNHHSELASSSQCQPSLQDTKSSGITDSLVETTSDFHSRIIKDAQEDLAGTMDSLHLAWRGQDKNSLPATSDKQVISKLREYLTRFEFTVKKQDPVNNSTREDHVPTTWISLDSTAHKQLLHNTRHYRKQADLTHRQSETIPFQAAPTKHKQSNGDSQPNSPIVKRRRTSNLERVSPDSTFSETVRNEPNANLVNTNTQPYQTASGVPNHWFQNHGTNLQENQVICPQVLSRSCGQQGNRSREQPCKINQSNKQTAYEKVHTKYIQEKYSVTDISKTLKMADHAISVIELAPLQSKCKRMLQHFISNFEKDQKVSFHQSCITRNLILEQYLDHPPPPVELKFEAINSFLELQMIIEACQFVDNKINFLRRKPTFRSLLWYDPSLYGELYKGTVGFQQQSSLFSSFQQCLTSDDYRRLREYYCAVSTLHQQLQNSPDTSYYMYLKTKRERLEIEAAFRNPSDVKSFFLSLPTATMINLGDRLENLKKTHDIVTAFIETPADRLPGIFDVGKAEHLSIICRYLQEKILYLKSHNEITKISWFGMEHLLYDASKVLVWSESEHGIPNEVLTKYNRINSKFVYGETEARLAHVNKTDQSPQPMDIVKSTPPLQMNASRIPSTGGSTERTQTALIQMEDGTKETHQPSSRGATLSCPRSNFSDGVTPLIQPSLAAQPGSSPLYTDFTQRSNASHWRIPRTSAWDWSPPDAIQSPSHSEIRALLLSKRPPSAHAKPTTTSLTDLQIPAVRQQQLSQPLIVKPKPVERSKVQPTISAPQHLELLKEQANEFSMPMIPAFPFPSFSPDAPSVIPPPFPQLPFSSTSNQVALHNNPTPISYPFFVFNGQTYSTTGSSMPVSAIHTETQHLPRPV, from the exons ATGCCAAGAGCAGAGGCTAACGGAGTAGATGCTTCTCCATTTCAGTACAACGATCTGCAAACTACACCTCCATTTATCCTTCACCAGGCATACATGCCTTATTATAATACAACAGATTATTTCAATTTGTCACTACCATGTTATGACAGTGGCATTTCATGGCAAAGCTCTAATGACACACCTGCATTCCCTCCAAGTGTATACAACCTGAACACTGCAAGTGTCTGTGGAGGTAATACAGACACCTTGGGGGTAATACCTCAAACTTCAGAAGAAAAAGTGTCCACCATAGTCTATTCATCTCGTCTGGTTAAGGACCCAAGGTTGTCCAGGCAAGAAACAAACATACAGAGGAAAAACTCAGAGGAAGAAAGAACATCTAATGTTTCAGAAGGTAAGGAACAGGAACGCCAGGCACACTCACGAGACCAGAAAGAGGAGAATGAATCCACTTTATCTTGTGAAAAACAGTCACTGGAACTGGATAAGGAACACAAAGAGGGCAGGTTCTCTAAACCCTCACTGGATGATCCAAGCAAATCCAATTCCACTGCACAGCCAAAGACTGAGAATATGCCttcaattaaattatttaaaatgaaatttcaGAAATATGCTCCATATTTCAAGATGACAGAGGACGAGAGACACGTAAAAATATGGTCCAAAGGAAATCTGAGTCCAGAACAAAAACAGTTATTGATTGACCGCATACATTTCTATGAGATGCATCACGAAATGTATAAACAGGGACTGCTTTTTCAAAAAGACACAGAGGCAGAAACTGCCTTCCGTTTGTCTCATACAGAGTCCCAAAACAATGAAGTCTGCTCATCCACACATTCCCCTTTATTGAAAAAAGGGACCCAATGTGAAGTAAGTCAGTCCCATATGATAAATTCAGTAAGTGCCAATGTTTCTAATTTGAGATCTACTATGGTGTTGGCGGATTCTGAGAGAAATAAAGTAGCTCTACTGAATACAGACAATGATGAGTTCAACCAGGAGATTTGTAGACCAAAAGAAATCCATGTGCAGGAAAAAGAGCAGGATCCTTCTCCAGATTCTCAGACTGAGCCTCAAGATGGAGGTTTGATTCaatctgtaaaagaaaaagaaaggatttCAGGGACATTCATTGTGCAGGGTGCCATGCAACCAAATCCTTCAGACAAGAGCAAAACTATAGAATCTACACATGATTTTACCCCATCTTTATGTCCTTCAATGCaagagataaagataaagagcCAAGATGTCTGTGAAAATGAGATTCCCACAAGCCCAAAAGAGTATTCTGCATGTAAGCCTACACTAAGCAATACAACAGAAGACTGTTCTGAATTTGAGCAAGACATAATAGCCATGGAAGTGGCAAACTGTGTCGACATCTCAGCCACTGATGTACTAGAATGCGATGACTGCTCCTATGTCACTGCGATGAAGCCAGGTCAACAGAGTCAAAGTAATACTGAAAAACTAGATGGGGAAACACTGACTCATTCTAAATCTGATACAAATTCTGAGATGTCTATAGAGGTTGAGAGGGAagaaccacaacacaacactatttACAATTCATTATATAAACGATTACAGCTAGATCAGCTATTGACCAATTCAAATGAAGCAAACGATTTCTCTAACAAATCTTATCTCAGGGCAAAAGGTCTGGACAAAACGCTTGCTATCAGTTCACCAGATGTTAATGAACCGAAGGAAGAAGACCTCCAGCTTATAGTTAAGATAAAATCGAGCCAGACATCCCCAGAAAGACTTACGCTTTCTGAACGATTCTCAAAATTGAGACAGCTTGGTCGGAAACTAGCATCCTTTGTTCACGTAAACAGGCTAACCAGTACCTACAGCACTCATCTCAATGGAGACTTGAAATGTGAACCAGAAGCTCGAATCTGTAGTGAtggaggaaaagaaataaaaaacaataacgCTGAATTGATTAAACTCATGGCACAGAGGTACAATGAAAATAAGTTCAATGCAAATTGTAAACGTCGCAGACAGAGAAGTTCAACGGTTCTATGCAGAAAAAGCTCAATATCAGGTGTACTGAGTAAAAGAACTTCAGGTCACTTGCCGTTTCGTATTCAGGCTCAGACAAAGCACATTAGGAAGAATCAACTGCTGAAGGCGAAGAGAAAACGTAAAACAAATCTAGCTTTAAAAATGAGTTCTTGTGGTCAAGCTTCATTTAGCAAGTTGACTTCTGACTCATCAAAAGATCTTTCATGTACCGGCACAGCTAACGATGTTGATGGAGGTTCTGAGTCACACCTCAATTCAGCTGCTGCATCTCAGTCTGGTTCACAAATCCATGGCAAACTTCTGGGGTCCAGTCAGAATGACAATGCCACTAATATTTTAAATGCAGAGGGTTCCTGTGCAGACAGTGAAAATGAGACTATACATGGTGATGAGCTCTCTCAAACGAAAGAACGGTGCATTAATCCTGTCAAACAGTCAGCAGAAATTGTCCATGATGATGTTTCAAACCATAATGAGATCAAAGAATCAGAGGAAAACATCACTTCAGATACTAAAGGTCCAGTAATCATTGAGGAAATGGAAACAGATAGCGGAACAAACCATAACAAGACAAGTCATCAAGAAAAATCTTCCCTGGTCACATGTTCTGGCAGCAATGAGTCAAGTAATGGTGAGAGTGCAGAAGCAGAAAACAAGGAAGAGGCATTATTACTGAAAAAGCTTTCTGAGGAGGACAATAGTGACACTAAAGAGGTTTTGCCTGATTACAACACTGGAGCTTATAAGGATACAAGTAGCCCTGTTCCCACTGTCTCAAGTATCCCTAGTGATATAACCTCAGGTAATGTGATAAGCAGCTACACTGCCAAAGCCCAGACAGCCCTGACTCCAGATTCACCTAAAGTAATGAATAATGAGACCGACACACAAACCGAGGACGGTGACACTGCTGTGAACAATTCTGGTAATGGCTTAACCCAAAGGCTATCAAGCACTAACAAATCAGGGAAGACCAATAACATCTGCAATCTTCAAGATGGAGAACTATATCCAAAAAGCACAGAGGCAAATGAAGAGAGGTCAGATGCTGACCAGAACTGCTTAAAAGCACTGAAAGGTGCCAAGGGCGATGTCGCAGGGATCTTCACAGAGAAAACAAATCACCATTCTGAGTTAGCGTCAAGTTCTCAATGCCAACCTTCTTTACAGGATACTAAAAGCAGTGGGATAACAGACTCACTTGTAGAGACGACATCAGATTTCCACAGCAGAATCATTAAAGATGCACAAGAAGACCTTGCTGGGACAATGGACAGTCTGCATTTAGCCTGGCGAGGACAAGACAAAAATAGCCTTCCAGCAACTTCAGATAAACAGGTAATTTCTAAACTGAGAGAATATTTAACCAGATTTGAGTTCACAGTTAAAAAACAGGATCCTGTGAATAACTCTACAAGAGAGGATCATGTTCCAACCACATGGATAAGTTTAGATAGTACAGCTCACAAACAGCTTTTACACAACACAAGACACTACAGAAAACAggctgatctcacacacagacagagtgaaACTATACCTTTCCAAGCTGCCCCTACCAAACACAAGCAAAGTAACGGAGACAGCCAACCTAACAGCCCTATAGTGAAGAGAAGGAGAACAAGCAATTTGGAAAGGGTCAGTCCAGACAGTACCTTTTCTGAAACAGTCAGAAATGAGCCAAATGCAAATCTGGTAAATACGAACACTCAACCGTACCAGACTGCCTCTGGTGTACCTAACCACTGGTTTCAAAATCATGGAACTAATCTGCAGGAAAATCAGGTCATCTGTCCCCAAGTTTTAAGCAGGTCATGTGGACAGCAAGGAAACAGATCAAGAGAACAGCCATGTAAGATAAAtcagtcaaacaaacaaactgcatACGAAAAAGTCCACACCAAATACATCCAGGAAAAGTACAGTGTCACTGATATCTCCAAGACTCTAAAAATGGCTGACCATGCAATTTCCGTGATAGAACTTGCTCCCCTGCAGTCAAAATGCAAAAGAATGCTCCAACATTTTATCTCCAACTTCGAAAAAGATCAGAAGGTTTCTTTCCACCAATCCTGCATTACAAGAAATCTAATCTTGGAACAGTATCTAGACCATCCTCCTCCACCAGTGGAGTTGAAGTTTGAGGCAATAAATTCTTTCTTGGAACTACAGATGATAATCGAGGCCTGCCAATTTGTtgacaacaaaataaatttcCTGAGAAGAAAACCAACGTTTAGGAGTTTGCTCTGGTATGATCCTTCTCTCTATGGCGAACTTTATAAGGGCACTGTTGGGTTTCAGCAACAATCATCATTGTTTTCATCGTTCCAGCAGTGCCTAACCAGCGACGACTACAGAAGATTGCGGGAATACTATTGTGCAGTGTCCACTTTGCATCAGCAGCTACAAAATTCCCCTGACACATCGTACTACATGTACCTGAAAACCAAGCGGGAGAGGCTTGAAATAGAAGCTGCATTTAGAAATCCCTCTGATGTTAAGAGTTTCTTTTTATCTCTACCAACAGCCACCATGATCAATTTAGGAGACCGCTTGGAAAATTTGAAAAAGACGCATGATATAGTGACAGCATTTATTGAGACACCAGCAGATCGGTTGCCAGGTATATTTGATGTAGGGAAAGCTGAGCACCTGTCCATTATATGCAGATATCTTCAAGAAAAAATCCTCTATTTGAAATCCCATAATGAAATTACTAAAATTTCATGGTTTGGGATGGAACATCTTCTTTACGATGCATCGAAGGTCCTTGTATGGAGTGAATCAGAGCATGGGATTCCAAATGAAGTGCTGACGAAATACAACAGGATAAATTCAAAGTTTGTTTACGGGGAGACAGAGGCTCGTTTAGCCCATGTTAACAAAACTGATCAGTCCCCCCAGCCTATGGATATTGTGAAAAGCACACCACCACTGCAAATGAATGCTAGCAGAATCCCATCAACAGGGGGATCCACTGAGAGGACTCAAACTGCGCTA ATTCAAATGGAAGATGGAACAAAAGAAACACATCAACCATCCAGCAGAGG AGCAACGCTCTCATGCCCAAGAAGTAACTTTAGTGATGGTGTTACCCCGCTTATTCAGCCCAGTCTGGCAGCCCAACCTGGAAGCTCACCTCTTTACACCGATTTCACGCAAAGAAGTAATGCATCGCATTGGAGAATTCCCAGAACTTCTGCCTGGGACTGGAGCCCACCTGACGCTATCCAGTCACCGTCACACTCCGAAATAAGGGCTCTGCTTTTGTCTAAGAGGCCACCTTCAGCACACGCAAAACCAACGACAACATCGTTGACAGATCTGCAAATCCCTGCAGTCAGACAGCAACAACTGTCACAACCACTGATTGTGAAACCTAAACCAGTCGAGAGGAGTAAAGTTCAGCCAACAATTAGTGCACCTCAGCATCTGGAGCTCTTAAAAGAGCAAGCAAATGAGTTCAGCATGCCTATGATACCAGCTTTTCCTTTCCCAAGTTTCTCCCCAGATGCACCCTCAGTAATCCCTCCGCCTTTTCCACAGCTTCCGTTCTCCAGCACTTCGAATCAAGTGGCACTGCATAACAATCCAACACCGATAAGCTACCCTTTCTTTGTCTTCAATGGACAAACATACTCCACTACAGGCTCCTCCATGCCTGTGTCAGCTATTCATACTGAAACTCAACATCTTCCTCGCCCTGTTTAG